In Dromiciops gliroides isolate mDroGli1 chromosome 5, mDroGli1.pri, whole genome shotgun sequence, the following are encoded in one genomic region:
- the SINHCAF gene encoding SIN3-HDAC complex-associated factor has translation MFGFHKPKMYRSIEGCCICRAKSSSSRFTDSKRYEKDFQSCFGLHETRSGDICNACVLLVKRWKKLPAGSKKNWNHVVDARAGPSLKTTLKPKKVKTLSGSRIKSNQINKLQKEFKRHNSDAHSTTSSASPAQSPCYSNQSDDGSDMEIGSGSSRTPVFSFLDLTYWKRQKVCCGIIYKGRFGEVLIDTHLFKPCCGNKKAAAEKPEEQGPESLPVSNQEEW, from the exons ATGTTTGGTTTCCACAAACCAAAGATGTACAGAAGTATAGAGGGTTGCTGTATTTGCAGAGCCAAGTCCTCCAGTTCTCGTTTCACTGACAGTAAACGCTATGAGAAGGATTTCCAGAGTTGCTTTGG GTTGCATGAGACTCGTTCAGGAGACATCTGTAATGCCTGTGTACTTCTGGTGAAAAGATGGAAAAAGCTACCAGCAGGATCAAAAAAAAACTGGAATCAT GTGGTAGATGCAAGGGCTGGACCCAGTTTAAAGACTACATTAAagccaaagaaagtgaaaactctTTCTGGAAGTAGAATAAAGAGCAACCAGATTAACAAATTGCAAAAGGAATTCAAACGCCACA ATTCTGATGCTCATAGCACCACCTCAAGTGCCTCCCCAGCTCAGTCCCCTTGTTACAGTAATCAGTCTGATGATGGCTCAGATATGGAGATTGGCTCTGGGTCTAGCAGAACAccagttttttcctttttagatcTCACATACTGGAAAAG aCAGAAAGTATGCTGTGGAATTATCTACAAAGGGCGTTTTGGGGAAGTTCTAATAGACACACATCTATTCAAACCCTGTTGTGGAAATAAGAAAGCAGCTGCAGAAAAACCAGAGGAGCAGGGACCAGAATCTTTGCCTGTCTCCAATCAGGAGGAATGGTGA